The genomic DNA TCAGCGTCAGCAGCTGCGGATCGCCGGGCAGCCCGCCCGGGCCGGACAGCAACGCCACGCCCAGCACGAACGCGACCGTGACGCCCGGGAAGGTGCGCCGCAGCAGGTCGTGCCAGCGGACCGGCAGCAGGGCGTGCAGCAGCGCCGTCACCAGCGTCAGTGCCGTCAGCACCAGCAGGACCCGCAGCGAGCCGGGCCGCGCGTCCGGGACGGCCGTGAGCAGCACCGCGCCCACCAGCGGCAGCGCCACCCGGAAGTACAGTTGCCCGATACGTTCCGGCAGCGGGTCCTGGGGGGCAGGCGGGTTGGTGGGCCCTGGGGGCATGGGGGCACGCTCCTTCACTGCCCCCAGCATAGGAGCGCGCGCCTGCCAGCACTCTGACACCCGGCCCCGGCCCCGCCACCTTCATGCCCGCGCGGGCCGGACGCGGCGGCACGCCCCCGGAGGGGTACGCTGCTGGACATGTTCCGCCGCGACCCCACCCACGCCGCGCTGCGGGAACTCGGTGACGTCCTGGGCCGCGACCTGGGCCCCCTGCGTTCCCGCTTGCGGGCCGCGCTGCCGCGCGGCGGCGTGGTCGCCGCGGCCTGCGCCGGGCGGCAGGCGGTGACCGCGCTGGACCACCCGCGCGGCGCCCGGGACGCCCTGTTCGAACTGGCCAGTGTCAGCAAGCCGTTCACGGCGGCGCTGGCGGCCGAGCTGGTCCGGGCCGGGCAGCTGGACTGGCACGCCCCGCTGGCCGCGCTGGGCGGCCCCCTGCGGGCCGCGCCGCGCCACGTGACCGCGTGGCGGCTGGCGACCCACACCGCCGGGCTGCCCACGCACCCGGCGCGGGCGGCCGTGACGGTCCTGACCCGCTTCCACGACCCTTACGGCGGCATGGACGCCCGCGCGGTCCTGGGCAGCGTGCGCCGCTGGGCCGGACCGCCCGGCCGTTTCCGGTACTCGAACCTGGGGGTGGGGGCGCTGGCGCTGGCCTGCGCCGTGGCGGCCGGCGAGCCCTGCAGCGCCGCCGGGTACGGACGCGCGCTGCGCCGCCACGTGAGCGGCCCGCTGAACCTGCACGTGACGCTGGACCCGCCCGCCCCGGCCGCGGGGGCCGGGCA from Deinococcus depolymerans includes the following:
- a CDS encoding serine hydrolase domain-containing protein, encoding MFRRDPTHAALRELGDVLGRDLGPLRSRLRAALPRGGVVAAACAGRQAVTALDHPRGARDALFELASVSKPFTAALAAELVRAGQLDWHAPLAALGGPLRAAPRHVTAWRLATHTAGLPTHPARAAVTVLTRFHDPYGGMDARAVLGSVRRWAGPPGRFRYSNLGVGALALACAVAAGEPCSAAGYGRALRRHVSGPLNLHVTLDPPAPAAGAGQATAFGPLAGAGGLFATPPALLTFAQAHLDGRLGDHWVTAERPPGLPAGLAVTAGWLARGPLRWHDGVARQSRAGLAFHAGTGAAVAVLARGGLPLLGGREAVTRLLLQLLD